A single region of the Gilliamella apis genome encodes:
- a CDS encoding universal stress protein, which yields MYKKILVPIDVLEDELTQKVIPHVECLAKLSNAQVIFFHTLPVASAIVNAYSFGFDEFKDQATVQTEQWLHRLIDTINLPRENLSFSIAFGNPRDEILRLAEEIEPDLIILGSRRPNISTHLLGSNASGVVRGAQTSVLVVR from the coding sequence ATGTACAAAAAAATATTAGTTCCGATTGATGTGCTTGAAGATGAACTCACTCAAAAAGTGATCCCTCATGTAGAGTGTTTAGCAAAATTATCTAATGCACAAGTTATCTTCTTTCATACCTTACCGGTTGCATCGGCTATCGTGAATGCTTACTCATTTGGTTTTGATGAGTTTAAAGATCAAGCTACTGTACAAACAGAACAGTGGTTACATCGTTTGATTGATACAATTAATTTACCTCGGGAAAATTTATCTTTTTCAATCGCTTTTGGTAATCCACGAGATGAGATCTTACGTCTGGCCGAAGAAATTGAACCTGATCTTATTATTTTAGGTTCAAGACGTCCTAATATCTCAACACACTTACTGGGATCAAATGCCTCAGGCGTGGTGCGAGGCGCACAAACATCAGTGTTAGTAGTTCGCTAA
- a CDS encoding ArsR/SmtB family transcription factor, translating to MVLIFKALSDPVRIEIIKYLKNIRTEVICGEIGQAVGISKPSGTYHFRLLQQAELINVRKSAREKYIGLNKSTFDKYVTGFFDSL from the coding sequence ATGGTGCTTATTTTCAAAGCACTCTCTGATCCAGTTAGAATTGAAATAATTAAATACTTAAAAAACATAAGAACTGAGGTCATTTGTGGTGAAATAGGCCAAGCGGTTGGTATCAGTAAACCTTCGGGAACTTATCATTTTAGGTTATTACAACAAGCTGAATTAATTAATGTAAGAAAAAGTGCTAGAGAAAAATATATAGGACTGAATAAATCAACATTTGATAAATATGTTACAGGCTTTTTTGATAGTCTTTAA
- a CDS encoding MFS transporter, with translation MQEKTVNSSAIIILTSLGFFMSMIDSMIVTTATTAIRNNFQISVNLLQWLLNSYNITIAALLLVGVSLGEKIGRKKVYLVGIAIFTIASICCALSNNIIELIISRMIQAVGACVMTPMSMAILTHSLPANIRGKALGIWSGIGGLALIVGPVLGGFIVATLSWQWIFWINLPIGIITIYFSHILLPESKGKEDKLNFTDLLLITISSAGIIWSLSEITTQTSHVITTITGLSCLVLGILFIIRQKMTTTPMIPLILFHSKVFTNGNIATFLLYASMFGVLFFLPQYFLVFEKTNPLIAGLQLLPWTATLVVIAPFAGNAVDKFGEKIIATLGLFLQGIGYLLIILLVNVTNSYIAMAIPLMIAGMGLSMAGPALQKSVLSAVEPIYLGKASGIYNIFRLFGGAIGTTISVIIFNIFGGITNSIAFAHGFDAVLITTGVISLLGIVFSLKLTTRRKL, from the coding sequence ATGCAAGAAAAAACGGTCAATTCATCAGCTATTATTATTTTAACTTCATTAGGATTTTTCATGTCAATGATAGATTCAATGATAGTCACCACGGCCACTACCGCAATACGGAATAATTTTCAAATATCAGTTAATTTATTACAGTGGTTGTTGAATAGTTATAATATAACCATAGCGGCATTATTACTTGTAGGTGTCTCACTAGGCGAAAAAATAGGCAGAAAAAAAGTCTATCTTGTTGGTATCGCTATTTTCACTATCGCTTCCATATGTTGTGCTTTATCGAATAATATTATTGAATTAATCATTTCTAGAATGATACAAGCTGTTGGTGCTTGTGTTATGACACCAATGTCAATGGCTATTTTAACCCATTCATTACCCGCAAATATACGTGGAAAAGCGTTGGGAATATGGAGTGGTATTGGTGGTTTAGCGCTTATTGTTGGGCCTGTTTTAGGTGGGTTTATTGTCGCTACTTTATCTTGGCAATGGATATTTTGGATTAATTTACCTATAGGTATAATAACAATCTATTTTTCCCATATATTATTACCTGAAAGCAAAGGCAAAGAAGATAAATTGAACTTTACTGATCTTCTACTTATCACCATCTCTTCAGCGGGAATAATATGGTCATTATCAGAGATAACGACACAAACCTCGCACGTTATAACGACTATTACCGGCTTATCTTGTCTAGTACTTGGTATTTTATTTATCATTAGACAAAAAATGACTACTACCCCTATGATTCCGTTGATATTATTTCATTCAAAAGTATTCACTAACGGTAATATCGCAACTTTTTTATTATATGCATCTATGTTTGGCGTATTATTCTTTTTACCTCAATATTTCTTAGTATTTGAAAAAACTAATCCACTGATAGCTGGGTTACAATTATTACCATGGACAGCAACATTAGTAGTAATAGCACCATTTGCTGGCAACGCAGTAGATAAATTTGGTGAAAAGATTATTGCAACATTAGGATTATTTTTACAGGGAATAGGTTATTTGCTAATTATTCTTTTAGTTAATGTAACTAATTCATATATAGCTATGGCAATACCTTTAATGATCGCCGGTATGGGACTTTCAATGGCTGGACCAGCTCTGCAAAAATCAGTGTTAAGTGCTGTCGAGCCAATATATTTAGGGAAAGCATCTGGGATATACAATATATTTCGCTTATTTGGCGGTGCCATAGGTACAACAATATCAGTAATTATATTCAATATTTTTGGTGGAATAACTAATTCGATAGCTTTTGCCCACGGATTCGATGCGGTACTTATCACAACAGGAGTGATATCATTATTAGGAATAGTTTTTTCACTCAAATTAACGACAAGGCGCAAATTATAA
- a CDS encoding Maf family protein, with protein sequence MRIILASTSLSRKKVLEKLAIPFECVPPICDETPLVNESAQQLVVRLANAKAQSLVANYPDSLIIGSDQVGVLDDQIVCKPHTVENAQQQLKNSSGKAFYFYTGMTVIDTRTRQSQTICEPFKVTFRRLTDAEIDAYIAKEMPLQCAGSFKCDELGITLFDKLEGDDINSLVGLPLIKLNKIMIDMGCNPLLL encoded by the coding sequence ATGAGAATTATCTTAGCATCGACATCGCTATCACGTAAAAAGGTATTGGAAAAATTAGCCATTCCGTTTGAGTGTGTACCACCCATTTGTGATGAAACGCCTTTGGTAAATGAAAGTGCACAGCAATTGGTGGTGCGTTTAGCTAATGCCAAAGCACAGTCGTTAGTGGCTAATTATCCTGATAGTTTGATTATTGGTTCTGACCAAGTAGGTGTATTGGATGATCAGATTGTTTGCAAACCACATACCGTTGAAAATGCCCAACAACAATTGAAAAATAGCAGTGGCAAAGCGTTTTACTTTTATACCGGAATGACCGTCATTGATACTCGTACTCGCCAATCGCAAACAATTTGTGAACCGTTTAAGGTTACTTTTCGCCGGTTAACTGATGCAGAAATTGATGCTTATATCGCTAAAGAGATGCCTCTACAATGTGCTGGTAGTTTTAAATGTGATGAACTAGGTATTACCCTTTTTGATAAGCTTGAAGGTGATGATATTAATTCATTAGTTGGATTACCGCTGATAAAGTTAAATAAAATTATGATCGATATGGGCTGTAATCCACTACTCTTATAA